A genomic segment from Glycine soja cultivar W05 chromosome 20, ASM419377v2, whole genome shotgun sequence encodes:
- the LOC114402742 gene encoding rab9 effector protein with kelch motifs-like isoform X2, which produces MGSLVAETAMKKPMWLYPKVLGFNPSERWGHSACFSGGLMYVFGGCCGGLHFGDVLCLDLEKMNWSKLATTGEKPGPRDSHSAVLVGHKMIVFGGTNGLKKVNDTHILDLVTKEWICPKCEGTPPSPRESHTATLVGDERLVIFGGSGEGDANYLNDLHVLDLRTMRWTSPVVKGDLPVPRDSHSTLATGNKLIVYGGDCGDQYQGDVNVLDMDTMTWSRLKIQGSSPGVRAGHAAVSIGTKVYIIGGVGDKRYYNDIWVFDICTCSWTQLDIRGQQPQGRFSHTAVVADMDVAIYGGCGEDERPLNELLVLQLGAEHPNGRYNISMCKVFGTCWNHEKRTIHGGADTNSTTPRNGNNNMEVLGKWSYEVVSDKVNPCHFDSGTSQQKRRRIAVAKVWDVDSEQEEHSLSLSQHSSPSQSDQEQTPGQKANFPVMDSQRYHWFKQINKSPSYCQLDNIPSNNTVLKNITQRSVHLIENQPKDEQYLHVDEDRKGARHTQHLIGAEVRGKVDGAFDSGLLMTAAVNGRVFRGVLFAPGAGVFSTCVEPNCSLSCSFPSTQPFMNSNRVRDSQQVTNCSHAEPCHGLRQPVLAQPTPIMRGTTASLAKEHKMRSDLQGLVLTLGGPASGNHA; this is translated from the exons ATGGGGTCTCTGGTTGCTGAAACAGCCATGAAGAAACCAATGTGGTTGTATCCAAAGGTTTTGGGTTTTAATCCTTCTGAAAGATGGGGGCACTCAGCTTGCTTCTCTGGGGGGCTTATGTATGTCTTTGGG GGCTGTTGTGGGGGGCTACATTTTGGAGATGTTCTGTGTTTGGaccttgaaaaaatgaattggAGCAAACTTGCCACCACAGGTGAAAAGCCAGGCCCAAGAGATAGCCACAGTGCTGTTCTTGTAGGGCACAAAATGATAGTTTTTGGTGGCACAAATGGGTTGAAAAAGGTGAATGACACTCATATATTGGACCTTGTTACCAAAGAGTGGATTTGTCCAAAATGTGAAGGGACTCCTCCTTCTCCAAGGGAAAGTCACACAGCAACCCTAGTTGGTGATGAAAGACTAGTGATTTTTGGTGGCAGTGGAGAAGGTGATGCAAACTATTTGAATGATTTGCATGTTCTAGACCTTCGAACCATGAGGTGGACTTCTCCTGTGGTCAAAGGTGATTTGCCTGTGCCCAGGGACAGTCACAGTACTCTTGCAACTGGGAACAAGCTTATTGTTTATGGTGGAGACTGTGGTGATCAGTATCAGGGCGATGTTAATGTGCTTGATATGGATACAATGACTTGGTCAagg TTGAAAATTCAAGGCTCTTCCCCAGGAGTCAGGGCAGGTCATGCGGCTGTGAGTATTGGAACCAAG GTCTACATCATTGGAGGGGTTGGAGATAAACGTTATTATAATGACATATGGGTCTTCGATATCTGCACTTGTTCGTGGACTCAGCTTGATATTCGTGGTCAACAACCACAGGGTCGGTTTTCTCACACAGCTGTTGTAGCAGACATGGATGTTGCCATATATGGCGG GTGTGGGGAAGATGAACGTCCTTTGAACGAATTGTTAGTGTTGCAGCTTGGAGCAGAGCATCCAAATGGGCGTTACAACATTTCCATGTGCAAAGTTTTTGGAACTTGTTGGAACCATGAAAAGAGGACCATACACGGAGGAGCAGATACCAACTCG ACAACTCCACGCAATGGGAATAATAATATGGAAGTCTTAGGTAAATGGTCTTACGAAGTTGTATCGGATAAAGTGAACCCTTGTCACTTTGATTCTG GCACTTCACAACAGAAGAGGAGGAGAATCGCTGTTGCAAAGGTGTGGGATGTTGATTCAGAACAAGAAGAACATTCTCTTTCACTGTCCCAGCATTCATCTCCATCTCAATCTGATCAAGAACAGACCCCAGGTCAAAAAGCAAATTTTCCTGTCATGGATTCTCAGAGGTATCATTGGTTCAAACAGATCAATAAAAGTCCAAGCTATTGCCAGCTTGACAATATCCCAAGTAATAACACAGTTTTGAAGAATATTACACAAAGAAGTGTTCATCTCATAGAAAATCAACCAAAAGATGAGCAGTATCTTCATGTTGATGAGGATCGAAAAGGAGCTCGACATACTCAACATCTG ATTGGGGCTGAAGTTCGGGGGAAAGTTGATGGAGCCTTTGATTCAGGTTTACTCATGACTGCAGCTGTGAATGGAAGAGTTTTCAGAGGAGTCTTATTTGCACCA GGAGCAGGAGTATTCTCTACATGTGTTGAGCCAAACTGTTCTCTATCATGTTCATTTCCCTCCACTCAACCATTTATGAACTCAAATCGTGTGAGGGATTCCCAGCAAGTAACTAATTGTTCGCATGCAGAGCCCTGCCACGGCTTAAGGCAACCTGTGCTAGCTCAGCCAACACCAATCATGAGAGGCACTACTGCGTCTTTAGCCAAAGAGCATAAAATGAGGAGTGACCTTCAAGGGTTGGTTTTGACACTTGGAGGGCCTGCAAGTGGAAACCATGCTTGA
- the LOC114402742 gene encoding acyl-CoA-binding domain-containing protein 4-like isoform X1 — protein MGSLVAETAMKKPMWLYPKVLGFNPSERWGHSACFSGGLMYVFGGCCGGLHFGDVLCLDLEKMNWSKLATTGEKPGPRDSHSAVLVGHKMIVFGGTNGLKKVNDTHILDLVTKEWICPKCEGTPPSPRESHTATLVGDERLVIFGGSGEGDANYLNDLHVLDLRTMRWTSPVVKGDLPVPRDSHSTLATGNKLIVYGGDCGDQYQGDVNVLDMDTMTWSRLKIQGSSPGVRAGHAAVSIGTKVYIIGGVGDKRYYNDIWVFDICTCSWTQLDIRGQQPQGRFSHTAVVADMDVAIYGGRCGEDERPLNELLVLQLGAEHPNGRYNISMCKVFGTCWNHEKRTIHGGADTNSTTPRNGNNNMEVLGKWSYEVVSDKVNPCHFDSGTSQQKRRRIAVAKVWDVDSEQEEHSLSLSQHSSPSQSDQEQTPGQKANFPVMDSQRYHWFKQINKSPSYCQLDNIPSNNTVLKNITQRSVHLIENQPKDEQYLHVDEDRKGARHTQHLIGAEVRGKVDGAFDSGLLMTAAVNGRVFRGVLFAPGAGVFSTCVEPNCSLSCSFPSTQPFMNSNRVRDSQQVTNCSHAEPCHGLRQPVLAQPTPIMRGTTASLAKEHKMRSDLQGLVLTLGGPASGNHA, from the exons ATGGGGTCTCTGGTTGCTGAAACAGCCATGAAGAAACCAATGTGGTTGTATCCAAAGGTTTTGGGTTTTAATCCTTCTGAAAGATGGGGGCACTCAGCTTGCTTCTCTGGGGGGCTTATGTATGTCTTTGGG GGCTGTTGTGGGGGGCTACATTTTGGAGATGTTCTGTGTTTGGaccttgaaaaaatgaattggAGCAAACTTGCCACCACAGGTGAAAAGCCAGGCCCAAGAGATAGCCACAGTGCTGTTCTTGTAGGGCACAAAATGATAGTTTTTGGTGGCACAAATGGGTTGAAAAAGGTGAATGACACTCATATATTGGACCTTGTTACCAAAGAGTGGATTTGTCCAAAATGTGAAGGGACTCCTCCTTCTCCAAGGGAAAGTCACACAGCAACCCTAGTTGGTGATGAAAGACTAGTGATTTTTGGTGGCAGTGGAGAAGGTGATGCAAACTATTTGAATGATTTGCATGTTCTAGACCTTCGAACCATGAGGTGGACTTCTCCTGTGGTCAAAGGTGATTTGCCTGTGCCCAGGGACAGTCACAGTACTCTTGCAACTGGGAACAAGCTTATTGTTTATGGTGGAGACTGTGGTGATCAGTATCAGGGCGATGTTAATGTGCTTGATATGGATACAATGACTTGGTCAagg TTGAAAATTCAAGGCTCTTCCCCAGGAGTCAGGGCAGGTCATGCGGCTGTGAGTATTGGAACCAAG GTCTACATCATTGGAGGGGTTGGAGATAAACGTTATTATAATGACATATGGGTCTTCGATATCTGCACTTGTTCGTGGACTCAGCTTGATATTCGTGGTCAACAACCACAGGGTCGGTTTTCTCACACAGCTGTTGTAGCAGACATGGATGTTGCCATATATGGCGG CAGGTGTGGGGAAGATGAACGTCCTTTGAACGAATTGTTAGTGTTGCAGCTTGGAGCAGAGCATCCAAATGGGCGTTACAACATTTCCATGTGCAAAGTTTTTGGAACTTGTTGGAACCATGAAAAGAGGACCATACACGGAGGAGCAGATACCAACTCG ACAACTCCACGCAATGGGAATAATAATATGGAAGTCTTAGGTAAATGGTCTTACGAAGTTGTATCGGATAAAGTGAACCCTTGTCACTTTGATTCTG GCACTTCACAACAGAAGAGGAGGAGAATCGCTGTTGCAAAGGTGTGGGATGTTGATTCAGAACAAGAAGAACATTCTCTTTCACTGTCCCAGCATTCATCTCCATCTCAATCTGATCAAGAACAGACCCCAGGTCAAAAAGCAAATTTTCCTGTCATGGATTCTCAGAGGTATCATTGGTTCAAACAGATCAATAAAAGTCCAAGCTATTGCCAGCTTGACAATATCCCAAGTAATAACACAGTTTTGAAGAATATTACACAAAGAAGTGTTCATCTCATAGAAAATCAACCAAAAGATGAGCAGTATCTTCATGTTGATGAGGATCGAAAAGGAGCTCGACATACTCAACATCTG ATTGGGGCTGAAGTTCGGGGGAAAGTTGATGGAGCCTTTGATTCAGGTTTACTCATGACTGCAGCTGTGAATGGAAGAGTTTTCAGAGGAGTCTTATTTGCACCA GGAGCAGGAGTATTCTCTACATGTGTTGAGCCAAACTGTTCTCTATCATGTTCATTTCCCTCCACTCAACCATTTATGAACTCAAATCGTGTGAGGGATTCCCAGCAAGTAACTAATTGTTCGCATGCAGAGCCCTGCCACGGCTTAAGGCAACCTGTGCTAGCTCAGCCAACACCAATCATGAGAGGCACTACTGCGTCTTTAGCCAAAGAGCATAAAATGAGGAGTGACCTTCAAGGGTTGGTTTTGACACTTGGAGGGCCTGCAAGTGGAAACCATGCTTGA